AGGAGACATTGTACCTGCTGCTGCTTCATGAAGCCATGTAGATTCGTAATGGTAATCATTCTTATTCACTAGAATGATATCTGCATCATCTGCATTCACAAGCTTCTGAAGTTTTGTAATAACGGATAATCCACCGTATCCTGCTCCTAAAACAACCACTGTAGGTCTTTTCAATTGGATCACTTCCACCTTTTTAATATGAGATTACGATGCTTTTAAGGCAGCAACGCTTGCCCTTATAAAAGATTGTGAAATTGTTCACGAGAATGAACATCATACTTCTTCTATTGATTCTTTGTCTGAAACCATCATATTCTTTTTTTCTTCTTATTTCAAGGTTTTATGCTAAAATCTGAAAACTTACTTTCATCCAAAAGTCTGAAAAGTGCTTTTTGGGAACCTCAGAAAAGGTTAAGCAGTCCCCTCGTGTGTTACACTACATGCAAATCAGGTTTTGTGGAGGGATCTCAGATGAAAGAGGATACTTCGATTTATGATATTACAGTGATAGGCGGCGGTCCGGTCGGGCTGTTCACAGCTTTTTACGGCGGTATGCGCCAGGCAAGTGTAAAGCTGATTGAAAGTCTTCCGCACCTTGGCGGACAGCTGACTGCTTTATATCCTGACAAATATATATACGATGTAGCAGGTTTTCCAAAAGTAAAGGCGCAGGAGCTGGTTGATAACTTAACCGCTCAAATGTCACGCTTTGATACAGAAATCCGTCTTGGTCAGGAAGTCACACACGTTGAAAAGCGTGAGGATGGCGTATTCGTTCTGACTACACCGGAGGAAGTTCATTATACACGAACAATTATTATTACTGCAGGAAACGGTGCATTCCAGCCAAGAAAGTTAAATCTTGATGGACTGAACGACTTTGAAGAGAAAAATCTTCATTACTTTATAGAAGATCTTTCAAACTTCAAGGATCAGGATGTCGTACTTTTAGGCGGCGGTGATTCAGCGGTTGACTGGGCACTGATGCTTGAGCCTGTTGCCAAATCAGTAACACTCGTGCACAGACGTGATACATTCCGTGCACACGAAGCAAGTGTAGAACAGCTGAAGCAGTCATCGGTTAATGTGATGACGCCTTATGTTCCGGTTGCCTACCAGACAATGAACGACATTATTCAATCCCTGACGCTGCAAAAGGCAAAGTCAGAGGAAACAACTGTATTGAATTTTGATCATTTAATTGTCAATTACGGATTTGTCTCATCTCTAGGTCCGATCAAAGAATGGACGCTAAATATTGAAAAGAATTCGATTGTCGTTAATTCCAGAATGGAAACAAATATCCCTGGCATTTATGCAGCAGGCGATGTGTGTACCTACGATGGAAAAGTAAAGCTGATCGCATCAGGATTTGGTGAAGCACCGACTGCTGTGAATAATGCGAAAGCTTCTATTGATCCAAAAGCACGTGTGCAGCCAATGCACAGCACATCTATGTTCAGCTGATTGTCCGTTTAGTAAAAGCAGCCCCGGGTATGATATAGAGTATCAACTACTTTTTGGAGAGTGATACCATGCATGTACTCGTAATTGGCGCAAATGGAACGACTGGAAAAATGGCCGTTAAAAAGCTTGCTGAAAGTGAACAGCATCTTGTCAAAGCAATGATCCGGAAATCCGAGCAGTCCAAAGAGATGGAGGATCTCGGAGCAAGACCGATTATTGCTGACCTTGAACAAGCATTCAAATATGCCTTTGAGGATATTAATGCTGTCATTTTTGCTGCAGGCTCAGGCCCTGATACAGGAATGGATAAGACAACAGCTGTTGACCGTGACGGTGCGATTAAAGCAATTGATTTTGCAAAAGAAAAAGGCATTGAGCGGTTCATTATGCTGAGCTCGATGGGTGCAGATGATCCGTCGATTGCAGGAGACAGTGAAACATTCCGTCACTACCTGCAGGCGAAGCATGATGCAGATGTTCACCTTAAACAAAGCGGACTCAATTATACGATTGTGCGCCCTGGCGCGTTAACAGACGACGAAGCCACAGGTAAGATTGATGTTTCTGAGGAAATGAAGCATCGCGAGGGTGAAATCACCCGTGAGGATGTTGCAACAATTCTTGTTGAATCAATTCTTTTTACAAACCTTCATCATAAAACGATTGAAATGGTGAATGGAGATGAACCAATTAAAGACGCGTTAAAACGCATATAAAAAATCGCCGGCGAATCTGCCGGCGATTTTTCTATTAGCAATTTTCAGGCGTACCAGCTTTTGTCGCTGTTCTGAATGATGATCCACATCCGCAAGATGCGATTGCATTTGGATTTTCAATTGTAAAACCGCCACCCATGAGTGACTGCTTATAATCAATTTCAGTTCCATTTAAAATATCAGCGTCTTCCTTCTTCAGAAGCACCTGAATTCCGTGATGTTCTTCAATCTGATCAGTCTCACCGAGTTCGTGCTCAAAGCCCATCCCGTAAGACAGACCACTGCATCCGCCGCCTTTGATGGCTACGCGAAGATATGCGTTTTCCTCTTCTGCCTGCTTCATCATATCTTTCACCTGAAGCGCTGCAGCTTCTGAGAGTTTAATTACATTTGCCATTTCAGCACCTCCAACGTTATTAACTGATTTTAGTATATCGTTAATCCGGACTGTACTCAACCAATTGAAATCGTGTTGTTTCATTATATGGTCTCAATCCTTGTTTTTATCAGCATTCTTAAAATTAATTTATGTAATTTGTTCTAAAAGACCTATTTTAGCGGTATAATAAAAGAAAATACGAACGATTTAAGAGTATATTGGACTATCCGGAGGTGAATAAAGTGGAACTGACCCCTCTTTATCAGAAAAACATGACATGTACATTGTGTCAGCATTCATTTAAAACAACTAAGATCAGAGGCCGCTTTGTACGCGCAACTGAGCATAGCACAGACTTAATGCCAATTTATCAGGATCCTGCATTAAATCCTAACCTCTACCATGTTCATGTCTGCCCGGAGTGCGGCTATTCTTTTACAGATGATTTCGCCCCTTATTTTCCGCCTGGAGGTAAAGAAGAAATTGAAGAAAAAATCTCGACGCACTGGCAGCATCTTGATTTTTCAGGCGAACGGTCTCTTGAGGACGCCATAAAGGCATATAAGCTCGCGATATACATCGCTATGATCAAGAAGGAAAAAAGCATTACACTTGCCGGGCTTTATTTAAGACTTTCCTGGCTGTATCGAGGCATGAATAATGAACAGGAGCAAAGGTTCCAGCGGCTTGCTGTTGAAACTTATAAAGAAGCTTATTCAAAAGAGGATTATAAAGGTTCACAGATCACAACAGAACGCGTCCTGTACTTGATTGCAGAGCTTTCTTTACGACTCGGGGAAGATGATGAAGCAACTAGACATTTCTCAAAAATCATTGAAAGGCAGCACAGTTCCACCGACCGGAAAATGGTTCATATGGCAAAAGAAAGATGGCAGATGTATAGAGAAGAGCGCCCAATAAAAAGAAGCTGAACTGATTCAGCTTCTTTTTTGTGATTAAAACATTGGGTTCTCTTCAAGAAACTCGTACACAGCTTCCACAAGTTCTTTCGGTGTGTCTGCTTCAACAACTTCGCCATTGACAATCGCAAACATTGAAGCTGCACAGATACCGCAATGACTTGTACAGCCGTATTCAATCACATCAAGATTCGGATCACGTTCAAGCGTTTCAAATGCCTCCTGTGACCCACTTGCTATATTACTAATACAAAACTCTATAATTGGTTTCATTTTTATCACCTCATACTCATTTCAAATGTAACGCCTTCAGGAAAGTTCGTCAATGATCCTGCTCTGTTTCATGACAAGTTTGTGAAAGAAATCTCTTATTATGATTGTACTAAGACCTTTATTCCGATATACTTTTTAATGAATGTAAACGTAATGATCAAACACATTGTGTATGTATGATCATATTGAAAGTGCTTACTTACTAATATGCTTACTGTAAAGAGAGGGCTATCCATGAAACACTTAGTATTATTAGGTGGGGGCTACGGCAATATGCGCGTCTTACTGCGACTGCTGCCGGATAAGCTGCCTGAAGACGTAAAAATTACATTAATCGACCGTACACCTTACCACTGTCTGAAAACAGAATACTATGCGCTTGCAGCAGGTACAGCTTCTGATCAGGAAGTACGCGT
This region of Jeotgalibacillus malaysiensis genomic DNA includes:
- a CDS encoding ferredoxin--NADP reductase, whose amino-acid sequence is MKEDTSIYDITVIGGGPVGLFTAFYGGMRQASVKLIESLPHLGGQLTALYPDKYIYDVAGFPKVKAQELVDNLTAQMSRFDTEIRLGQEVTHVEKREDGVFVLTTPEEVHYTRTIIITAGNGAFQPRKLNLDGLNDFEEKNLHYFIEDLSNFKDQDVVLLGGGDSAVDWALMLEPVAKSVTLVHRRDTFRAHEASVEQLKQSSVNVMTPYVPVAYQTMNDIIQSLTLQKAKSEETTVLNFDHLIVNYGFVSSLGPIKEWTLNIEKNSIVVNSRMETNIPGIYAAGDVCTYDGKVKLIASGFGEAPTAVNNAKASIDPKARVQPMHSTSMFS
- a CDS encoding NAD dependent epimerase/dehydratase, which translates into the protein MHVLVIGANGTTGKMAVKKLAESEQHLVKAMIRKSEQSKEMEDLGARPIIADLEQAFKYAFEDINAVIFAAGSGPDTGMDKTTAVDRDGAIKAIDFAKEKGIERFIMLSSMGADDPSIAGDSETFRHYLQAKHDADVHLKQSGLNYTIVRPGALTDDEATGKIDVSEEMKHREGEITREDVATILVESILFTNLHHKTIEMVNGDEPIKDALKRI